Proteins from one Malaya genurostris strain Urasoe2022 chromosome 2, Malgen_1.1, whole genome shotgun sequence genomic window:
- the LOC131428929 gene encoding myb-like protein AA — protein sequence MEESTNQKEVGTMNPFAKGGLSRSPPLQNQHGHQSRDKEQQKLQQQSQQQPQKQQQQMHQPKQNVLNKTMPEARVLEAKSLVDELHSFVDARNNIHKEIKKMVHRIRKVVVSAVKEYETIVERANTAELTLTSAKVAAITSSLKQGGTSAASVSSTKQGKEGVAGVDNVSVSITPKRPRTSPGDERPGGSKRPIRLDEDSSEEAAEQKEGWNSVAGQKTEKKKESAKAKGAEKIGAEGERKVCASSKDTKRGRSSRQG from the coding sequence ATGGAAGAGAGCACTAACCAAAAGGAAGTTGGAACGATGAATCCGTTCGCCAAAGGCGGTTTATCGAGATCTCCGCCCCTGCAAAACCAACATGGGCACCAGTCTCGTGATAAGGAGCAACAGAAGTTGCAGCAGCAGTCACAGCAGCAGCCGcaaaagcagcagcagcagatgcACCAGCCAAAGCAGAATGTGTTGAACAAAACAATGCCGGAGGCGAGAGTACTAGAAGCGAAAAGTTTAGTGGATGAGCTCCATAGTTTCGTGGACGCAAGGAACAACATCCACAAAGAAATTAAAAAGATGGTCCACAGAATTCGGAAGGTTGTAGTATCGGCCGTCAAAGAGTACGAAACGATAGTAGAACGAGCAAACACAGCGGAACTTACATTAACATCCGCTAAAGTTGCCGCTATCACGAGTTCTCTGAAGCAGGGAGGCACCAGTGCAGCTTCGGTGAGCTCAACGAAACAAGGGAAAGAGGGGGTTGCTGGGGTGGATAATGTCTCTGTATCCATTACTCCAAAGAGGCCAAGAACATCTCCAGGAGACGAGAGACCAGGCGGTTCCAAGAGACCTATACGCCTAGACGAGGACTCCTCTGAGGAGGCGGCTGAGCAAAAGGAAGGATGGAATTCTGTTGCTGGCCAgaaaacagagaaaaaaaaagagtcAGCAAAAGCGAAAGGAGCGGAGAAAATTGGAGCAGAAGGggaaagaaaagtttgtgcCTCGTCAAAGGACACCAAAAGGGGACGCAGTTCTCGTCAAGGCTAA